DNA sequence from the Candidatus Schekmanbacteria bacterium genome:
TTCTCCAGAAATTAAAACCGAAAATCTTCGTTTTTGAAAATGTTCCTGGCTTGTTATCTGCAGGAAATGGACAACTATGGGAAGATGTTCAGGAATATTTTAGTAAAGCTGGGTATATAGTGTATTCCAGAGTGTTAAATGCTAATGATTTTGGTGTATTGCAGAATAGAAAAAGGATAATTGTTATTGGATTCAGAAAAGATTTAAATTTTGAATACCCTGAATTTGAACAAGATACTAATGCTAAAAAATTTAAAGTGCAGGAAGTTTTTCTTGACCTCCCTGCTCTTAAACCCGGCGAGAGAATTTATTCCGGTGAATACATTCGGGAACCTTCTGAATATTTGAGATCATATGGGATAAGAAATAAAGATGATATCCTAACCCTCCATATTACGAGAAATCATAATGAGAGAGACAGAAAAATCTATAAATTTTATATTGAAGCATGGATAAAAGAAAAAAGAAGACCAGAGTACGATGAAATACCTGAAGTACTTAAGACACATAAAAATCGAAAGGTCTTCAGAGACAGGTTTAAGGTTGTGGCTCCGGACTTACCATATTCCCAGACAGTTGTTGCTCATCTTGAAAAGGATGGACATTACTTCATACATCCTGACATAAATCAACTCAGGTCTATCTCAGTAAGAGAAGCTGCCAGATTGCAATCTTTCCCTGATAATTTTTATTTTGAAGGGCCTATGACTTCAATGTTTCGACAGATAGGGAACGCCGTTCCTCCGCTTATGGCAAGAAAAATTGCTGAGAAAATAAAGGAGATGATAGATGCTTGATAATAAAGAAAAACTCTTTTTTCGGCCCAGAGCAAGGCTAATCAAAATAATTGGAGAACAGCTTATATCTAGTGAAGTTGTCGCACTTGTAGAACTGGTTAAAAATTCTTATGACGCTGATGCGTCAGAAGTAACAATTAAGCTGATAGATATCCAGGATTATGATAAAGGAAAAATAATAATAGAAGATAATGGAATAGGAATGACTTATGAAAAAATTTTAAACGTATGGTTGGAGCCTGCCACGCCTGATAAAAAAAAGGAAGAATTTGAAAGATATAGCAGTTGTTTTAATAGAAAATTACTTGGAGAAAAGGGTATTGGAAGATTTGCTGTGCATAAACTAGGAGAAAAAGTCAAATTAATTACCAGGGCAACTATTGACTGCTTTAAAACTCTGGAAAATTATGAAACAGTGGTGGATATAAATTGGAAAGAGTTTTCTGAAGATAAGTATCTTGATCAGGTTAAAGTAGAAATTAAAACTAGATCTCCCCAGCATTTTTTGAATGGGAATGGGGTATATATAGAAATTTCGAATATAAATCCATGGAAAATGTCAACAATAAAAAATACAGTACGAAAACTTAAAGCACTTGAATCTCCTGCCATTATTAGAAGAAGCAATGATTTTGATGGAAGCAAAATCGGTCAATTCAAGATGAAAATAGAAAGCAATAACTTTGAGATTCAGAAGGAAATAGATGATGTCAAAAGTATAAATGATTTGCTCGAATTAGCTTTTTATCAAATGCATGGAGTAGTAGATGAAGAAGGTATTCTACATTTCACTTATTCATTCAAAAGACCAGATTATCCCGAGCTTTCAAGAAAAATCCAGGGGGGGGAAATTGATTTAAAGGAATTTATTCTGGACTTTTTAGAGGAACTAAAACAACTTCATGAATCGGAAAAGAAAATAGAAAAAGAAAAAACTAAAGGCAATTTTTATAAAGATATTTTCCCGGGGAAA
Encoded proteins:
- the dcm gene encoding DNA (cytosine-5-)-methyltransferase — its product is MKENGKISYIELFAGAGGFAEGFVHAGFLPVAYIEMDKHASLTLKTRLAYHYLQRKGKEDIYTEYLKRKISREELYEMVPKEVLNTVINDEITEINIHSLLDLIQHNMKQKKIKNVDVIVGGPPCQAYSVIGRARDPYRMKNDKRNYLYRLYVKFLQKLKPKIFVFENVPGLLSAGNGQLWEDVQEYFSKAGYIVYSRVLNANDFGVLQNRKRIIVIGFRKDLNFEYPEFEQDTNAKKFKVQEVFLDLPALKPGERIYSGEYIREPSEYLRSYGIRNKDDILTLHITRNHNERDRKIYKFYIEAWIKEKRRPEYDEIPEVLKTHKNRKVFRDRFKVVAPDLPYSQTVVAHLEKDGHYFIHPDINQLRSISVREAARLQSFPDNFYFEGPMTSMFRQIGNAVPPLMARKIAEKIKEMIDA
- a CDS encoding ATP-binding protein, which encodes MLDNKEKLFFRPRARLIKIIGEQLISSEVVALVELVKNSYDADASEVTIKLIDIQDYDKGKIIIEDNGIGMTYEKILNVWLEPATPDKKKEEFERYSSCFNRKLLGEKGIGRFAVHKLGEKVKLITRATIDCFKTLENYETVVDINWKEFSEDKYLDQVKVEIKTRSPQHFLNGNGVYIEISNINPWKMSTIKNTVRKLKALESPAIIRRSNDFDGSKIGQFKMKIESNNFEIQKEIDDVKSINDLLELAFYQMHGVVDEEGILHFTYSFKRPDYPELSRKIQGGEIDLKEFILDFLEELKQLHESEKKIEKEKTKGNFYKDIFPGKFYLDFYVWDLDSSALKVAGLQMEYRNVIKPNAGVRIYRDGFRVWPYGEEDDDWLGLDLRRLNAPKERLISRNQIVGFIDISSERNPLLIDQSNREGLIKNIQYEVFYELVKASLK